One segment of Thermodesulfobacteriota bacterium DNA contains the following:
- the mtnA gene encoding S-methyl-5-thioribose-1-phosphate isomerase, translated as MSSFKTIEWKDDRVLMIDQRKLPNEEVYFECFSFEDVAWAIKNMVIRGAPAIGVAAAMGIALGAVKSKRKERVEFLAELKEVSTIIYKARPTAVNLFWAARRMMEVVDRNKDMDIDWIRDRLVDEAKKIYQQDIETCRRIGKVGAQLIRDGASILTHCNAGALATAGFGTALGVIRAAFQEGKSISVIATETRPFLQGARLTAWELDKDGIPVTLITDNMAGYVMSRGMVDLVIVGADRIASNGDVANKIGTYSLSVLAKHHNIPFYVAAPVSTIDYECPSGELIPIEERDASEVTHMLGMRIAPAVKVLNPAFDITPNSHVTSIITENGIAREPFTEGLKAFLD; from the coding sequence ATGTCATCTTTTAAAACTATAGAATGGAAAGATGATAGGGTTTTAATGATAGACCAAAGAAAGCTACCGAATGAAGAGGTCTATTTTGAGTGTTTTTCTTTCGAGGATGTGGCCTGGGCGATAAAAAATATGGTTATTCGTGGGGCACCGGCGATCGGCGTGGCCGCGGCTATGGGTATAGCCCTTGGAGCGGTTAAAAGCAAAAGAAAGGAAAGGGTGGAGTTTCTGGCCGAGCTAAAAGAGGTCTCCACGATAATCTATAAAGCCAGGCCTACGGCGGTGAACCTTTTTTGGGCGGCAAGAAGGATGATGGAAGTAGTGGACCGGAATAAGGATATGGACATTGACTGGATCAGAGACAGGCTGGTTGACGAAGCAAAGAAAATTTACCAGCAGGATATTGAGACCTGTCGGCGAATTGGAAAGGTGGGAGCCCAATTGATAAGGGATGGGGCTTCGATCCTCACCCACTGTAATGCCGGTGCGCTGGCCACAGCCGGTTTCGGCACTGCGCTTGGAGTAATCCGGGCCGCATTCCAGGAAGGAAAGAGCATAAGCGTTATTGCCACTGAAACCAGGCCGTTCTTACAAGGGGCCAGGCTTACCGCCTGGGAGTTGGATAAAGATGGAATTCCGGTCACGCTTATAACCGACAACATGGCCGGGTATGTGATGAGTAGGGGAATGGTTGACCTGGTGATCGTCGGTGCGGATAGGATTGCTTCGAACGGAGATGTGGCCAATAAGATTGGAACCTATTCGTTATCCGTCCTGGCAAAGCATCATAACATCCCCTTTTATGTTGCCGCTCCTGTTTCCACTATCGACTATGAATGCCCATCCGGAGAATTAATACCCATAGAAGAAAGGGATGCCAGCGAGGTAACTCATATGCTAGGAATGAGGATAGCACCGGCGGTTAAGGTTTTAAATCCGGCATTTGATATAACGCCAAACTCCCACGTAACTTCTATCATTACCGAGAATGGAATCGCCAGAGAACCCTTTACGGAGGGTTTGAAGGCATTCCTCGATTAG
- a CDS encoding DEAD/DEAH box helicase family protein: protein MSAEESPVINLQALEPLFAPWEEPNAHRVRADHPGEVAKVVKGRRPSPIIIANNLRSAVRDWREAYYVGASDTTRVLLTHWFERPHRSKTSEGEEFEFRYYFCQREAIETLIYLKEVRRIDCLSQIVNDFGGEGAEIAALGITEEEDAWSRYAFKLATGTGKTKVMSLAIVWSYFHALRESDSPMARHFVVIAPNLTVYERLKEDFADEKIFRTDPLIPPEWSGDWNMSVILQDEASGAATGGVLYLTNIHRLYDMSKRKSKKEEETYPFMGPPVSKARALDTGAALRDRITSHKRIMVLNDEAHHLWDPDSAWNEAIRYLHDTIKSRTGGEVIAQLDFTATPKDNSGRLFKHIICDTPLGEAVDGGIVKTPVIGKGDKSLSEEPSDNAAYRYDRHLRMGYLRWLRSKEEWEKSGKKALLFVMCEDTKAADEIANRLNTDDTFKELNERTINLHTNLKGKLKKVGRGANARVEFVESESEISDEDLKELRKLSRELDGNTSQYYCIVSVLMLREGWDIRNVTSIVPLRPYTSKANILPEQTLGRGLRRMTPPGTQGANEIVAVIEHPAFASLYRQELAQEGLPIEIIDVERIPSTTISIYPDHARKDVKALEIEIPVLTAGYKTLPKLEGLTIEDVKKEFGKYKPLPLGSRGIEDIEYEGRHLFTGEVVEQMKIHLPLLEFGIGAVSYYVKQLEQICKIRGLHPVLAPLLQTFIEEVLFTEKSNLFDPSLVSRLGDSDVAEHIRAVFVPLIRQRITKVEERIAGEKPQYMSGWKPYQVTHSERRPALEAQRTLFNLVPCNRSLEVALTNFAEKARDVAAFAKNGGPQCLRIDYLASGGRLAFYTPDFFVRTKAGNYYLMETKGREDVDVPKKARVAMAWCEAASTKDCMWEYLYVPEGIFERHRGDTIEELARACAPALQNLIRTEETEQQLPLLAVMEKGEEQATAATEFVDEKLLQKLPPRYQDAVKQAVMLFKFFENKKDMNYAPVFTALLGSLDEAARGLITRRLLAHVPQTLPEQKAWFDPYLDDVDRRMVKHYQSMAQNLKRTLVFKNGLSPVGLLRSCLDYALNERENLSGVFKAIRAEFKVAGARDLHARVSSINDFRNTYIAHHEKELTDKNLAELELKKWIKGLSVIHGFAA from the coding sequence ATGAGTGCTGAAGAAAGTCCAGTAATAAACCTACAGGCTCTTGAACCTCTTTTTGCTCCATGGGAGGAGCCGAACGCACATCGGGTGAGGGCAGACCACCCCGGAGAAGTAGCAAAGGTAGTCAAAGGGAGAAGACCCTCTCCCATCATTATCGCCAACAACCTGCGCAGCGCTGTTCGTGATTGGCGAGAGGCATATTACGTTGGTGCGAGTGATACTACAAGAGTACTTCTGACACATTGGTTTGAAAGACCCCATCGTTCAAAAACCTCCGAGGGAGAAGAGTTCGAATTCAGGTATTACTTTTGTCAGCGAGAAGCAATTGAAACTTTGATTTATCTGAAAGAAGTCCGACGTATAGATTGCCTTTCTCAAATAGTCAATGACTTTGGTGGGGAGGGAGCAGAGATTGCCGCTTTGGGTATCACCGAAGAAGAAGACGCATGGAGCCGTTACGCTTTCAAGCTTGCAACCGGAACAGGTAAGACAAAGGTTATGAGCCTTGCAATCGTATGGAGCTATTTCCATGCACTCAGAGAATCGGATTCTCCGATGGCCCGTCACTTCGTGGTCATAGCACCAAATCTCACCGTTTATGAACGACTTAAAGAGGATTTTGCAGACGAAAAAATCTTTCGTACTGATCCATTGATTCCTCCTGAGTGGAGCGGCGATTGGAACATGAGTGTGATTCTCCAAGATGAGGCAAGCGGCGCTGCCACGGGTGGTGTTCTATATCTGACTAATATCCACAGGCTTTACGATATGTCCAAGCGCAAAAGCAAAAAAGAGGAGGAAACTTACCCATTCATGGGACCTCCGGTCTCAAAAGCAAGGGCGCTTGACACGGGAGCAGCGCTAAGGGACCGAATCACAAGTCACAAAAGAATCATGGTGCTCAATGACGAGGCTCATCATCTCTGGGACCCTGACTCAGCCTGGAACGAAGCCATACGCTATTTGCATGACACTATTAAATCCCGTACTGGAGGCGAGGTTATTGCCCAACTCGATTTCACGGCGACTCCCAAAGACAATAGCGGACGGCTTTTTAAGCATATTATTTGCGATACACCACTCGGCGAGGCTGTAGATGGGGGTATTGTCAAGACTCCGGTCATTGGAAAAGGCGATAAATCACTATCGGAAGAACCAAGCGATAATGCAGCATATCGCTATGACCGTCACCTTCGCATGGGATATTTAAGATGGCTCAGGAGCAAGGAGGAGTGGGAGAAAAGCGGGAAAAAAGCCCTTCTTTTTGTGATGTGCGAAGATACCAAAGCCGCCGACGAGATAGCTAATCGATTGAATACAGACGACACGTTCAAGGAGCTCAATGAAAGAACTATAAACCTGCATACAAATTTAAAGGGAAAACTCAAAAAGGTGGGTCGCGGAGCTAATGCCAGGGTTGAATTTGTGGAGAGTGAAAGCGAAATAAGCGATGAAGACCTGAAAGAATTGCGTAAGTTAAGCCGAGAATTAGACGGAAATACGAGTCAGTATTATTGCATTGTTTCCGTTCTGATGCTGCGAGAAGGATGGGACATCCGTAACGTCACTTCCATCGTCCCGCTCCGCCCTTACACTTCCAAAGCAAACATTCTTCCGGAGCAAACATTAGGCAGGGGGCTTAGACGGATGACTCCGCCGGGAACACAAGGGGCTAACGAAATCGTTGCTGTAATTGAACACCCAGCTTTTGCCAGCCTCTATCGTCAGGAGCTGGCTCAGGAAGGGCTTCCGATTGAGATTATAGATGTCGAGCGTATTCCGTCAACCACGATTTCCATCTACCCAGACCATGCTAGAAAGGACGTTAAAGCCCTAGAAATCGAGATTCCCGTTCTTACGGCAGGTTATAAAACTTTGCCAAAACTGGAAGGCTTGACTATCGAGGATGTAAAAAAGGAATTCGGGAAGTATAAACCGCTTCCATTGGGAAGTAGGGGAATTGAAGACATAGAGTACGAGGGACGCCACCTTTTTACGGGCGAAGTTGTAGAGCAGATGAAAATACATCTCCCGCTTTTAGAGTTCGGTATAGGTGCCGTTTCCTATTACGTTAAACAGTTGGAACAAATTTGCAAGATACGTGGCCTACACCCGGTGTTAGCCCCGCTCTTACAGACGTTTATCGAAGAGGTACTATTCACCGAAAAGTCTAATCTGTTCGATCCTTCGTTGGTTAGCCGGTTAGGCGATTCCGATGTAGCCGAGCATATTCGTGCGGTTTTCGTGCCTCTCATAAGACAAAGGATTACCAAAGTTGAGGAAAGGATAGCCGGTGAGAAACCGCAATATATGTCGGGGTGGAAACCCTATCAGGTGACTCACAGCGAAAGACGTCCTGCCTTGGAAGCACAAAGGACGCTCTTCAACCTGGTTCCCTGCAATCGCAGCCTTGAGGTTGCTCTCACTAATTTTGCTGAGAAAGCAAGGGATGTAGCCGCATTTGCCAAGAACGGGGGACCACAGTGCTTGAGGATTGACTACTTGGCAAGCGGTGGAAGATTGGCTTTTTACACGCCCGATTTCTTCGTCCGCACAAAAGCGGGAAACTATTACCTGATGGAAACAAAGGGGCGTGAGGATGTAGATGTTCCGAAGAAAGCGCGCGTGGCAATGGCCTGGTGTGAAGCCGCTTCGACTAAGGATTGCATGTGGGAATATCTTTATGTCCCTGAAGGTATCTTTGAACGTCATAGGGGGGATACCATAGAAGAGCTTGCCAGAGCCTGTGCCCCAGCTTTACAGAACCTAATCAGAACGGAAGAGACGGAACAACAGTTGCCCTTGCTGGCTGTTATGGAAAAGGGAGAGGAGCAGGCGACAGCAGCCACGGAGTTTGTAGATGAAAAATTATTACAAAAGTTGCCGCCTCGTTATCAGGATGCGGTCAAGCAAGCGGTAATGTTATTCAAGTTCTTCGAGAACAAAAAGGATATGAACTATGCGCCCGTTTTTACAGCTTTGCTTGGGTCTTTAGATGAAGCAGCGAGGGGTCTTATCACACGCCGGTTGCTTGCTCATGTGCCTCAAACTTTGCCGGAGCAGAAGGCCTGGTTTGACCCATACTTGGATGATGTTGACCGTAGGATGGTGAAACATTACCAAAGCATGGCTCAGAACCTGAAACGCACTCTAGTATTCAAAAACGGGCTTTCGCCGGTAGGACTCCTTCGTTCTTGTCTGGATTATGCCTTGAATGAAAGAGAGAATTTAAGTGGTGTCTTTAAAGCGATTCGAGCTGAGTTTAAAGTTGCCGGTGCGCGTGATTTACACGCTCGGGTTAGTTCGATTAATGATTTCCGCAATACCTATATAGCCCACCATGAGAAAGAACTAACTGATAAGAATCTTGCCGAGTTAGAGCTTAAAAAGTGGATTAAAGGATTGAGCGTAATACATGGCTTCGCCGCTTAA
- a CDS encoding outer membrane protein assembly factor BamD — protein MLKTGFIILFFLVIGCYACGGKKIEGTESAEDLYQDAMEELAKEGGFPYIFRGTDYEQVFKLLKEIQLRYTYSPYATLAQLRTADTYFKRGEYEQAAVDYEEFIKNHPSHPETPYATFRLALSHYKQRRSPDRDPTNTREALRWFNLFVDNYPSSPLVPEAQKKIAKCHKILAEREIYIGKFYAKRKNYKAAAERYKHVVVQYSGTKKLEEALFLMGESYFKAGDTEQAKEALRRVVEEFPDAKYHHKASELLSEIDRKEKKQAKKI, from the coding sequence ATGTTAAAAACCGGCTTCATAATCTTGTTTTTTCTGGTTATTGGGTGTTATGCCTGTGGCGGGAAAAAAATCGAAGGAACTGAAAGTGCTGAGGATCTCTACCAGGATGCTATGGAGGAGCTGGCCAAGGAGGGGGGGTTCCCTTATATCTTCAGGGGTACGGATTATGAGCAGGTTTTCAAACTCTTGAAGGAGATTCAGCTCAGATATACATACAGTCCCTACGCTACCCTCGCTCAACTAAGGACCGCAGACACCTATTTTAAGAGAGGGGAATACGAGCAGGCGGCGGTCGATTACGAGGAGTTTATAAAAAACCATCCTAGTCACCCGGAGACACCTTATGCTACGTTTCGATTGGCACTCTCTCATTACAAGCAAAGACGAAGCCCGGACAGGGACCCTACTAATACCAGGGAAGCCCTCCGTTGGTTCAACCTGTTTGTCGATAATTACCCAAGCTCTCCGTTAGTCCCCGAAGCCCAAAAAAAGATAGCCAAGTGCCACAAAATACTCGCGGAAAGGGAAATATATATAGGAAAGTTCTACGCCAAGCGTAAAAACTATAAGGCCGCTGCAGAGAGATACAAGCATGTGGTAGTTCAGTATAGCGGCACTAAAAAACTGGAAGAGGCCCTTTTTCTCATGGGAGAATCGTACTTTAAGGCTGGTGATACAGAGCAGGCTAAAGAAGCCCTAAGACGGGTCGTGGAGGAGTTCCCAGATGCAAAATACCACCACAAGGCCTCAGAGCTTCTTTCCGAGATTGATAGAAAGGAAAAGAAACAGGCTAAGAAAATATGA
- a CDS encoding DUF2188 domain-containing protein, producing MAKRNYHVVPRKDEGKWAVIGENKGKAESLHDTQREAIERGRKLAIDNQSELVIHGRNGKIRDKDSYGNDPFPPKDKKH from the coding sequence ATGGCAAAAAGAAATTATCACGTTGTTCCTCGTAAGGACGAGGGTAAATGGGCGGTTATAGGCGAGAATAAAGGGAAAGCTGAATCGCTTCATGATACTCAAAGAGAGGCAATTGAGAGGGGGAGAAAATTAGCGATAGACAATCAAAGCGAACTCGTCATACATGGTAGGAATGGGAAAATAAGGGACAAGGACAGTTACGGAAATGATCCATTTCCACCTAAGGACAAAAAACATTGA
- the dksA gene encoding RNA polymerase-binding protein DksA — MDPQRLEYFREILEEKKNKLLGTAEQTMSQMSQGDGTFPDPIDRAMSESNRSIELRTRDRERKLLQKILKAIQKINDGTYGICEECGDEISDSRLTVRPEATLCINCKEEEEKIEKQFGL, encoded by the coding sequence ATGGACCCCCAGAGACTTGAGTACTTCCGGGAAATTTTAGAGGAAAAGAAGAACAAGCTCCTGGGCACCGCGGAGCAAACAATGAGCCAGATGAGCCAGGGTGACGGAACCTTTCCCGACCCTATAGACCGGGCCATGTCTGAATCTAATAGGAGCATAGAGCTCCGAACACGGGACCGGGAGAGAAAGCTTCTGCAAAAGATTTTAAAAGCCATCCAGAAAATTAATGATGGAACCTACGGTATATGTGAAGAATGCGGGGATGAAATCTCCGACAGCCGGTTAACGGTAAGACCTGAAGCCACCCTTTGCATAAACTGCAAAGAAGAAGAAGAGAAAATCGAAAAACAGTTCGGGTTATAA
- the prmA gene encoding 50S ribosomal protein L11 methyltransferase, giving the protein MTFKISEDAKSLVSDFLLGFDSMGVAEDIVEDKGMVEISAYFPVEADLNMVKESLRNYCSFLGKYLPAFSLGDIDEEEIDRSGWEGWRQFLKTVRVSERVIVRPPWEEYLPHRDEIIIEINPSMAFGTGHHETTRLCIRAMEKIIHDKKVRSVLDVGCGSGILAVSAVKLGADWALGLDDDPIAVKEAKENLRRNSVSDRVRLFCGQIENVNGKFDLIVMNISAEAALHYGGFIRSRLDSKGILIVSGITNARSDEVVSTLEGMGFNLDAKMAGGEWVALVFGVDKSDV; this is encoded by the coding sequence TTGACCTTTAAAATTTCGGAAGACGCAAAATCCCTCGTCTCCGATTTTCTCCTGGGGTTTGATTCTATGGGTGTGGCTGAAGATATTGTGGAGGATAAAGGCATGGTGGAGATTTCTGCCTATTTCCCGGTGGAGGCCGACTTGAACATGGTCAAAGAAAGCTTGAGAAATTATTGCAGCTTCTTGGGGAAGTATTTGCCTGCTTTTAGCCTGGGTGATATCGACGAAGAGGAGATAGACCGTTCCGGTTGGGAAGGATGGAGGCAGTTCTTAAAAACGGTGAGGGTTAGTGAAAGGGTTATCGTAAGACCTCCTTGGGAGGAGTACCTGCCTCACCGGGATGAAATAATTATTGAAATCAATCCATCCATGGCCTTCGGGACGGGGCATCATGAAACCACCAGACTCTGTATACGGGCTATGGAAAAAATAATTCATGATAAAAAGGTGAGGAGTGTTCTTGATGTGGGTTGCGGTAGCGGAATTCTGGCTGTTTCCGCCGTAAAACTGGGGGCGGACTGGGCACTTGGTTTGGATGATGATCCTATAGCGGTGAAAGAAGCAAAGGAAAACCTAAGAAGAAACTCCGTTTCGGACAGGGTTAGGCTTTTCTGTGGACAAATAGAAAACGTAAATGGTAAATTTGACTTAATAGTGATGAATATTTCAGCGGAGGCGGCACTTCACTATGGGGGGTTCATAAGATCTAGACTGGATAGTAAGGGCATACTCATAGTATCCGGAATTACTAACGCGAGAAGTGATGAAGTAGTTTCCACACTGGAGGGCATGGGGTTTAATCTCGACGCTAAGATGGCTGGTGGCGAGTGGGTGGCCCTGGTATTCGGTGTTGATAAAAGCGACGTGTAA
- a CDS encoding AAA family ATPase, with product MARINKLTISGYRSIKDEIEITFPENSPVVLVGENNSGKSNIVRALDLVLGELWPGSREPEDHDFWNRDCNNGCIEIKAEMSDFTIRDNYGNEINLESFYWKCEPASEDGKPLFRAITSSGHRYVSNEMRDRCICVVIGADRRLNYQLSYTSKNTLLSKLMRKFHNRLVSDDTRVEYLKEKFEELINIFQGVDEFSNFQISLKEEFSTLLKTMSYGLQVDFSAYDPSNYFRSLRVFPHENNITRTFEELGTGQEQILALAFAHAYAKAFFGGIILVIEEPEAHLHPLAQEWLAKKIRQMANDGLQILLTTHSPSFVDVLGIPGLVLVRKRNNTTFIKQLTAEDLTEFCLEHGALSSRTNQQTILPFYAGSATKEILAGLFSKMVVLVEGPTEALSLPIYFSRVELDVSKEGIAIIPVMGKGNLAKWWRFFQAYEIPTYLTFDNDNEDDQDENKRKDALNSIEIDEDEIESIIQVEDWNVNDKFCVFGKDFETTLRCSFQGYRQLERQAKDQIGDSKPLVARYVAEKLQIDDSVGWTKIGELKNFLINILNPQTDVRADEDDEPPF from the coding sequence ATGGCTCGTATAAATAAACTAACGATTTCTGGATACCGATCCATTAAAGATGAAATTGAGATAACTTTTCCTGAGAATTCCCCGGTTGTTCTTGTAGGCGAAAATAACTCTGGTAAATCCAATATCGTGAGAGCCTTGGACCTAGTTCTTGGCGAACTATGGCCTGGCTCACGTGAGCCCGAAGATCATGATTTTTGGAATAGAGATTGTAATAATGGATGTATCGAAATCAAAGCTGAAATGAGTGACTTTACGATTAGAGACAATTATGGAAATGAAATAAATCTAGAGTCCTTTTACTGGAAATGTGAACCAGCTAGTGAAGACGGAAAACCTCTATTTAGAGCCATTACTAGCTCAGGACATAGATATGTTTCTAATGAAATGAGGGACCGTTGCATATGTGTTGTAATCGGTGCTGATCGGCGTTTGAACTACCAACTAAGCTATACATCGAAAAACACACTACTTTCAAAGCTTATGCGTAAATTCCATAATAGACTAGTAAGTGATGATACCCGAGTTGAGTATTTAAAGGAGAAATTTGAAGAGCTTATCAATATTTTCCAAGGAGTAGATGAATTTTCAAATTTTCAGATTAGTCTGAAAGAAGAATTTAGTACTCTTTTGAAAACTATGAGCTATGGTCTGCAAGTTGATTTTTCAGCTTATGATCCAAGCAATTATTTTCGTTCCCTTAGAGTTTTTCCCCATGAAAATAACATCACTCGTACATTTGAAGAGTTAGGGACTGGTCAGGAGCAGATTTTAGCACTAGCTTTTGCACATGCTTATGCAAAGGCTTTTTTTGGTGGAATCATACTTGTCATTGAAGAGCCAGAGGCGCATCTGCATCCTCTAGCTCAAGAGTGGTTAGCTAAAAAAATTAGACAGATGGCTAATGACGGTCTACAGATCCTTCTCACAACTCACAGCCCATCATTTGTAGATGTTTTGGGGATTCCAGGATTGGTGCTTGTGCGAAAACGGAATAATACCACCTTCATAAAGCAATTAACTGCTGAGGACTTAACTGAATTTTGTCTTGAGCATGGTGCTTTGAGTAGTCGCACCAATCAACAAACAATCTTGCCTTTTTATGCGGGTAGCGCTACTAAAGAGATATTAGCTGGTTTGTTTTCTAAGATGGTTGTTCTGGTTGAGGGACCTACCGAGGCTTTATCTTTGCCAATTTACTTTTCAAGGGTTGAGTTAGATGTATCTAAAGAGGGTATAGCAATCATCCCCGTGATGGGAAAAGGGAATCTTGCAAAATGGTGGCGATTCTTCCAGGCATATGAGATACCAACTTATCTAACTTTTGATAATGATAACGAAGACGATCAAGATGAAAACAAACGAAAAGATGCTTTGAATTCTATTGAAATAGATGAGGACGAAATAGAGAGTATTATCCAAGTTGAGGATTGGAATGTAAATGACAAGTTTTGCGTTTTTGGGAAAGATTTCGAAACTACTTTAAGGTGTTCTTTTCAAGGTTACCGGCAGCTTGAAAGACAAGCCAAAGACCAAATCGGAGATTCAAAACCCTTGGTTGCTCGATATGTAGCCGAGAAACTGCAAATTGATGATTCTGTGGGCTGGACAAAGATAGGAGAATTGAAAAACTTCCTTATTAATATTCTAAACCCTCAAACTGACGTTCGAGCAGATGAAGACGATGAGCCTCCATTCTAA
- a CDS encoding site-specific DNA-methyltransferase, producing MSQTPKWSPQNPHPLSQMKTELVWEGKYDEFGNRREVDIAGCTMPMQKIETIDQPRSEATAKGQIALFEKTSKRLDDFRNMLIWGDNKLVMASLLKDFKGKIDLIYIDPPFDVGADFTMDVPIGDEKESVGKDQSTLEMVAYRDMWGKGSDSYLQMMYERLALMKELLSERGSIYVHVDWRVSSYLRAVLDDIFGRENFMCQIIWKRSSIRKATSKKWLSVDDIILVATKSPNYTFNTIYIPYSEEYKKRFNQKDEHGYYYWIDIGTYSEERLERLKAEGRVRFPDDPKAHPRIKHYLHEGKGVQPDNVWNDIIQINSQALEDTGYDTQKPEALLERIIKASSNEGELVADFFCGSGTTGAVAEQLGRRWIMADLGRFAIHTSRKRLIELQRRLHSEGKPYRAFDVYNLGRYERQWWQKESLKGADEEHRRVVLEFFRAEVLNGAPSPLIHGRKAGAFCHVDGIDSIFTRDEATAVAKAVAQAGGRECYCLAWEFEMDLRLTTAALEKEFGVKLMLIQIPREIMEKNRKSPPPFLEMAVLEVEPVYRKNGKDRTVDVKLTKFMPSLAEVPTKELDALKERAIRSGFDFIDFWAIDFDWEPGKPFNHYWQDYRTRKDRSLKTISDAGYQYNKPGKHTVCVKVVDTFGCDTSITVEVEV from the coding sequence ATGTCCCAAACACCAAAATGGAGTCCGCAGAATCCGCATCCTCTTTCACAGATGAAAACGGAACTGGTATGGGAAGGGAAATACGATGAGTTCGGCAATCGGCGTGAGGTGGATATTGCCGGATGTACCATGCCTATGCAGAAGATAGAAACAATTGACCAGCCTCGTAGCGAGGCGACGGCAAAAGGACAAATTGCATTATTCGAGAAGACTAGCAAACGGCTTGATGATTTCCGCAACATGCTGATTTGGGGTGATAACAAACTTGTAATGGCAAGTCTGCTAAAGGATTTCAAAGGCAAGATTGATCTTATCTACATAGACCCACCATTTGATGTCGGAGCAGATTTCACGATGGATGTTCCTATTGGTGACGAAAAAGAAAGTGTTGGAAAGGACCAGTCTACCCTCGAAATGGTTGCCTATCGTGATATGTGGGGAAAAGGGTCTGACTCTTACCTGCAGATGATGTACGAACGACTCGCTCTGATGAAAGAGTTGCTGAGTGAGAGGGGGAGTATTTATGTTCACGTAGACTGGCGAGTAAGTTCATATCTTCGGGCAGTTCTTGACGATATATTTGGTAGAGAGAACTTTATGTGTCAGATTATTTGGAAACGTTCCAGCATCCGCAAAGCGACCTCAAAAAAATGGTTGTCTGTAGATGACATAATTCTTGTAGCTACTAAATCCCCAAACTATACTTTCAATACAATCTACATTCCTTACTCGGAAGAATACAAAAAACGATTCAACCAAAAAGATGAGCACGGCTACTACTATTGGATAGATATAGGGACTTATTCAGAGGAACGACTTGAAAGGCTAAAGGCTGAAGGTCGTGTTCGATTTCCAGATGACCCCAAGGCGCATCCAAGAATTAAGCATTATTTGCATGAAGGGAAAGGTGTTCAGCCCGATAATGTTTGGAATGACATTATTCAAATCAACTCACAAGCTTTAGAGGATACTGGTTATGACACCCAAAAACCCGAAGCACTACTCGAACGTATCATCAAAGCCTCATCTAACGAGGGTGAATTGGTTGCGGATTTCTTCTGTGGTTCTGGCACAACAGGTGCTGTGGCTGAACAGCTTGGTCGGAGGTGGATTATGGCGGATTTGGGGAGGTTTGCTATACATACCAGTCGAAAGCGTTTAATTGAGCTTCAGCGCAGACTTCATAGTGAGGGCAAGCCGTATCGAGCATTTGACGTTTATAACCTTGGTCGTTATGAAAGGCAATGGTGGCAGAAGGAAAGCCTTAAAGGAGCTGATGAAGAACATCGCCGAGTAGTGCTGGAGTTCTTTAGAGCAGAAGTTTTAAATGGTGCACCTTCTCCTTTGATACATGGACGAAAAGCGGGTGCATTTTGTCATGTAGATGGTATTGACTCAATTTTTACCAGGGATGAGGCGACAGCGGTTGCCAAAGCTGTAGCACAGGCTGGAGGAAGAGAGTGTTACTGCTTAGCATGGGAATTTGAAATGGATTTGCGTCTTACAACTGCCGCTTTGGAGAAGGAGTTTGGGGTCAAACTAATGCTGATTCAGATACCGCGTGAAATCATGGAAAAGAACCGAAAGAGTCCGCCGCCATTCTTGGAAATGGCGGTTCTTGAGGTGGAGCCTGTTTATCGCAAGAACGGCAAGGATCGTACAGTGGATGTTAAACTCACCAAGTTTATGCCATCTCTTGCTGAGGTTCCAACCAAGGAACTCGACGCTCTTAAAGAACGTGCTATTAGAAGCGGTTTTGACTTCATTGATTTTTGGGCAATTGATTTTGACTGGGAACCGGGAAAACCATTTAACCACTATTGGCAGGACTACAGAACTCGGAAAGACCGCAGCCTTAAAACCATAAGCGATGCTGGTTATCAGTATAACAAGCCAGGTAAACATACCGTTTGTGTTAAGGTTGTTGATACCTTCGGGTGTGATACGAGCATTACGGTAGAGGTGGAGGTGTGA
- a CDS encoding DUF2188 domain-containing protein: MTKKNFNKNAISKIKEEMKSVASERRSVHVIPQKGRWGVVKEGETLKAYGIFSSKQDAITHARDIARRGDRKAVIVHRRDGTIEKWEEASNKAAK, from the coding sequence ATGACCAAGAAGAACTTTAACAAAAATGCTATTTCTAAAATTAAAGAAGAGATGAAATCCGTTGCGTCAGAAAGAAGAAGTGTTCATGTGATCCCACAGAAAGGCCGTTGGGGGGTTGTAAAGGAAGGGGAAACTCTTAAAGCCTATGGAATTTTTAGCAGTAAACAAGATGCAATAACTCATGCAAGAGACATTGCCCGAAGGGGAGATAGAAAAGCCGTAATAGTCCATAGGAGAGATGGTACAATTGAGAAATGGGAAGAAGCGTCAAATAAAGCTGCAAAATAA